GAACGGCGGTGGATCAGCGTCGCGGAAAGCTGGCGCGGGTTGTCGAGGTTCATGCTTTTAGCATTGCGGTTAAACTGGCTGTCGTCGAATTTTCGGGAAAAACACTGCTGCTTTCTGTGGGCAAGAACGGCATTTCGCTGATTGCCGAGGGGCGCGGCGAATGATCGCAATGCTCGCAGTCGCGGTTTCGTCGACAGCTATCGACCTTAGCGCAGTCGGCGGCGTTCCCGCACCCGCAGGCACACCTCTTGCTTTGCCGCTGCAAATCCTTGTCCTCATGACAGGCCTGACGGTCTTGCCGACGCTGGTTCTCATGATGACGGGCTTTACGCGCATCCTGATTGTGCTTTCGATCCTGCGTCAGGCGCTGGGATTGCAACAGACGCCGCCGAACCAGATTCTGGTGGGAATGGCGCTCTTTCTTACGATGTTCGTCATGCGGCCAACGATCACGGAGATCAATCAGACAGCATGGCAGCCGTATCACATGCAGCAGATTCCCCTTGAAACGGCTGTCGAACGTGGGGGAACGGTGCTCCACAAATTCATGGCGCATCAGACGCGTAGCGCTGACCTTTCGCTCTTTTATAAGATGGGCAATGAAAAGCCTGGCAGTGATATCGCTGCCACACCTTTCTCGATCCTGGTTCCTGCTTTTGTCACCAGTGAACTGAAGACTGCCTTTCAGATCGGGTTTCTGATCTTCCTCCCCTTCCTCGTCATCGACCTGGTCGTCGCCAGCGCGCTGATGGCGCTCGGGATGATGATGTTGTCGCCTTCGGTCGTTTCTATGCCATTCAAGCTCTTGCTGTTCGTCGCCATCGACGGATGGGCGCTTACCATGGGATCACTCGCTTCGTCGTTCGGGACCGGTTGAAATGGGTAATGAACAAGACATTCTTCTGGGCTTTGCACAACAAGGTCTATGGACAGCTGCGCTGGCCTCCGCACCCTTGCTGATCCCCGTGCTTGTCGTGGGCATTGCGGTCGGTCTGTTCCAGGCGGTCACGTCAATCAATGAGGCGACGCTCTCCTTTGTTCCCAAGCTGCTTGTCGTGGCTCTGGTGCTTGCGCTGTTTGGTGCAACGATACTTGGCGTTGTTGCTGATTTTGCGCGCGAAATGTATGCTCGCATTCCTGACGTGCTTAACTGATGACGTTGAGTGAAGCAGCCATGGGTATTGCGATCGCTTCGATCCGGCCGGGGGCTGCGCTTTTGACCTCGCCGCTTTTTGGCAACACGCATGTCCCCGTAACTCTGCGGATTGGCCTCTCGGTAGCACTGGGCTGGTCGGCGTTTTCCACCATGGACCCTGTAACCGTTCTTGCAGCGGCCCATGATGCGCCTTTTCTAGTTTTGCCTGAGCTGGTGATCGGCTTTGCCATGGGCTTTGCGGTGCAAATGGCCTTCGGTGCCGCGATGATGGCAGGGGAGGTCGTTGGAAACACGATGGGTTTGGGGTTTGCGACGTCGATGGACGGACTCTCGGGACCGGCGCCCACGTTGAGCAATCTGATGGGCTTTGCGGCGACCGCGATATTTCTGGCGGGGCAGGGGCACCTGACGCTCGTTGCGACGATCCTTAACAGCTATCGGTTGCTGCCGCTGGGCGCCAGCTGGATGCCGAGCGGCGACATGGTGGGATTTGGGACGATGATGTTTGGAGGCGCCGTTGCCATAGCGTTACCCGTCGCTTTTGCGCTTGTCCTCGTCCAGATCGTCACTGCGCTTATCGCGCGTGCGGCCCCTTCACTCAATCTTTTCGCAATCGGGCTCCCATTCACACAGCTCGCTGGCGCAGCGCTGCTCGTCGTCGCTTTTCCGTCGATGGGATCCTCCATTGCTGCGCGCCTTACCGAAGCACTGGCGCTCGCTGCACCATGAGTAACGACAGCGGAGAGCGCACCGAAGCGGCGACACCCAAACGCCTTCGTGAGGCAAAGAAGGATGGCGATCTTCCCGATATCCGGGACCTTTCGACTGCTGCGATCGCAATTGCAGGGGCGGGATGGATAGCGTTTTCAGGGCGCGCAGTTTGGAGCGGTGCTAAACAGGCGCTGGTTGTCGGGCTCGCCGGAAATCTTGATCCGCAGTTGGGCTTTGATCCCGTGACTGCGGTTGTGCCACTTTTGGAAGCCGTCGCCATGCCTTTGGCGGCACTCTTCGCGGCAACCTGGGTCGCGGTCTTTGCAAGTCGCGCGATTGGCGGGGGGCTCGGTACGAACTGGCATGCGGTTGCTCCTAAAATGGCGCGCGTCAGTCCGATCCAGGGCCTTCAGAGACTGTTCAGTTCGCGCGGCCTCATCGACTTTGCAAAATCGCTCGCGAAACTCATTTTTCTAGGGAGCGCCGCAGCCTGGGTCTTCTCATCCTCCAGCAACGCGATCATGGCGCTCAGCGCTGCCGATGTCGGATCGAGCATCGAAGCTGCCGCGCTAATTCTCGGGCGCATTGCTGTTGGGATGGCTATTGCACTGGTTGCCATCGCGGCCATCGATGCACCCATTCAGATTGGATTGCGCAATGCGCGGCTTCGCATGAGCAAACAACAGGTCCGCGATGAGCATCGCGAGTCCGAACACTCTCCCGAGATACGACAGCAAATTCATGCCAAGCGCGCCGCGCTCATGGATCAGTCCGCACGCAAGGCGATCAAAGAAGCCACTGTCATTCTTGTCAATCCGACGTCCTTTGCTGTGGCCTTGCGGTATCGGCCGGGTGAGGATGCCGCGCCCATTGTTGTCGCTCGCGCTCGCGCAGAGGCGGCGGCAGCACTGCGTGAGCTCGCCCGCAACGAAGACGTGCCGATCTTGAGCTATCCCGTACTGACACGTGCTCTTTATTTCACAAGTCGGTCGGGTCAGGTTATCGACGAAAAGCTCTATCGTTCTGTCGCAACCGTCCTTGCGTTCGTCTTCGGCCTCGGCGCAGCGATGGACGCCAGCCGCATCCCGCCCGAGATCGATGTGCCCGATGACCTTCGCTATAGCGCCGATGGTATGCGCTCCACTTAAGAAATCGCCGGGGACGCCGTTATATGCATCAGTGCCTGTGACGCGAGATGTGCGATGCCCCCGATGAACGTCAATAATGTTAATGCCAAGACCGTGTGGAGCGACGCGATCGAGACAACGCTTCACGAGCTCGATGCATTGATGATCGCGATCCGATACTCGGAAGTTTCGCTGGAGGCGCGCGCCGCCCTGGTCGTCGATATCATGGAAATGCGCCACGCGCTCGGGCTTGAGAAGCTCCAACTGATCAGAAAGGATATTTGAGCTATGGCAACGTCACCCTCGATCCTGACCACGCTCGGCGTGGGCTCGGGCATCGACACCAAAGCGCTTGTTGCCAATCTCGCGGCAGCAGCGCGCGCCAATCGCGACACGGTGCTAACCAGCGCAGTCACCAGCAACACGGCCAAGATTTCCTCACTCGCGACGATCACGTCTTCGCTGGCGGCGTTTGCCAGTACGTTTGACGTTGATTCACAGGACGCGACAGTAAGCACGGCGAAAATAGCCCAGGAATTTGTGGCCGGCTTTAACGCGTTACGAGCCATGATTGCGACCGCTACCGTAGTCGGTGCCACGCCTGCAGATTCGGGACCTCTGCTGGGGACAATGGCCTTCGAAGTGCGGCACGAGCGCTTGCCGCACTTCCGCAAACGGTGCTTGCGGGAGGCACGACGGCCAAGTCTCTTAACGATCTGGGGATTGCGACCAACCGCGATGGTTCTCTACGGCTTGATGCAACCAAGCTTAACACTGCAATCGCGACTGATCCGAATGGCGTTCGCGCTATGTTGACCGCTGCGGGGGGCCTCGATCAGGCGCTCGGGACGGTCACGACCGCTCTGACAGCCAATGACGGCGTGTTGGGCATTAGTACGGCACGCTACACGAGGATGGCTGGAACACTGAAAACCCAGCAGGATCAGGTCAACACCGACAATGCAGCGTTGATTGATCGATTGACGGCATCCTTTACCGAAATGGACAAGGCGGTTGCGCTTATCAAATCGAGCCAAGCTTACCTCACGCAGCAGATCGCGTCCTGGAACAGCACGAAGTGAGTGCTCGTGCCATTGAGACTTATCGGGAAATCTCGGCTGCCGGTCGGATCGAGGGTGCTCAGCCGGGTCAGCTTATCATGACCTTATTCGAGGAACTGATCGATTGTATCGATAATATGTATGGTGCAATTTTGTCAGGGCGACCCCTTCGCCGCGACGTAGCTCGAAACCGTGCGGATGTCATTCTCATGTCGATGGAAACCGGGACGAATGCCGATGCAGGCGTCTTGTCGAAGCGCATGGTCTCGATCTACAGCGGTATCCGTGCTTTGCTGCAGCGTGCAGTTGTCGAAAGCAATGTCGAGCATATTGTTGAAGCGCGAAGTAGGTTGCAGCCAATAGTTGAGGCTTGGCGCGCGATTGTCTGATTATCAGATCAAGGCGAACTGAGTCCCATGTTATCGAGTTCAGATGCGGCAATCGCTGCGTTTGGATTAAGACGAGATGCCCCAAAGTGGCCGCTTGGCGGTCGCAAGGCTAATATGCGATAAAATTCAGTATGCGATGTTGAGGTTCCGCCCGTCGATGCCGCCGAACGCCAAATATATGCTCAGGTGCGAAAAAGTGCGGAAAGAGCTTCGATGCCGGCGAGAAGACTGCCGAAACATATGGCGCATCCAAGCGTGATGGCCATGATCAGAAGTAAGCGTTCTCCCACCGTGGCATCAAAAACCTTGACCCCAGTCCCCGCACCTTCGGAACCAACCTGAAGCATGGCCATGTCAAGGTCAAACGGGATATGATCTTCGCGGAGATAGTGCCGTCCCGGGTCGGCCAGCCGCGACAGATCCAGCGAGGAAGCTGGTGCAAAGTCGCGGAGGCTTGCGAGTGATGACGGCGTTGAAAACTCGCGTTCCCGCATCGCGTTGCGGACGATTCTGGCCGCTTGAAGCCGCGAACCAACGCCCAGCTTGGCCTTTCCCGCATCAATGTGGTTCTTGACGGTATTGGGTGCCAACCCCAATGCCCGAGCAATTTCCTTGGTGTCCATATGATCAAGCACAAGCAACAGGCATTCGCGTTGGCGGTCGGTCAGTCGTGTAACGGCGCTTATGGTCACGTACTGCCTGACCATTTCTTTTTGAGCATTAGAAGCGGATCCCAGGCCATGTGATCGCTCACTAGCCAGATCACCCCTGCTGCTGCAATCACTATGCCCGAAGCGGCCACGTTGTTTAGCCAGGACAGGTGAAGGTCGCTCAGTCGTGCGAGCGCGACACTCAGTTCCGCTGTGATAATTGACTGCCAAAATTTCATATAATGTTGCCCAAAAGCCCCCGCTGACACCATTTTGATTAACAGATTTAACAAAGATTAAATAAGAAGGCTATTCATAAAATACTATCGAAAAATTGACGGATGCTCATAGGTAAAGGCTTGACTGTATTCCTAATTTGGAAATCATGATTTCCCAGATTTTTGGGGCGTATCTGATTTCTATCGTTGCTTTAATGTGAGAAAATGATCCAAAATGGATAAAACTGTTGATCATATGGGGTTTATCATCAGATCAGGTTTATACGAGCCCTTACACGCGCACGAACAGAGGGGCCTGCCAAATATCAGGAAATAAACACCGCTAAAAACGATTGCGGATGTTGCAAACTATTGTCGCCGGATCAGTCTGATCGGTGGCGCTTTCCGGAAAGCCGGCTAGTTCAGCCTGACTGAATATTCGAGCGTGATACTCGGTTGACCAAAGGCTGTTGCACCCGCCATCGAACCTGTTGGCGCAATTCGAAGATCGCGAACCGCTGCATCATACCCGTTCGCATCAGGAGCAGGTGCGTACGTGAACGGTGAGCCTCCGCCTGGATGCGCCGAATAGGAAACGTCAGTCGCCGGATTAAAAGCAAGCCCGCTTGACGGCGTTCCATCCATGAATTGAACTTTTGGAGAAGCGACGGACAAAACAACACCTTCCGGAACCGGGTCAGTAATCACAATAGTGCCGCCGTCGATCGGCGTTGTCCCTGTGTTCGTGATGGTAATCGAATAGTGCACGATCGCACCTGGTATTGCCTTGGGATTGTTAGTGCCGTTTACCGGATCCGAAATTACGCGGGCGTTTTTCACTGCCGTCAGTACTGCGGCCGCCGATTTTGGCGTGTTCATGGTTGTACATCCAATGTCATCACCATGGCCTGGGGTGACCAGGGCCGGAAGCGTAGTAGGCGATGTCGTCGGGGATCCGCAGGTGGCCGCCATCGCCGAGATCGCAGGTAGAGCCGTCAAGGCTAAACCGCATTTGCTGATGATTATAAAGCGAGCCAGTGGCGCGCGCCATTCTGCGATAATATGAACGCTGGCTCGAACGGATTTCAAGATGACCGTCAATATCAATGCGATGCCTCCAACTGTTTTACGGTGCTCATGGACAACGGAACAGTAAAGCGGAGCTTCACCCATATCGGACTAGTTGTCTTGCACCGCACGGCACAATGGCCGCGCTATCTAATAACGGCAGCATGGCAGTTCTCTTTAACGCCACGAGCTCCCGCACCTCGGCAGTCAATTGAATATAAGGTGAAATCAACGCGCGAGCGGAGGGCACAGGTTATTTTGCGTATCTATTAGCATAATCGAAGGCGTGCCGTTGATGCCGACTGACTGACATACCGGCGTCAGCATATGGGGGGCTTAGCCGGTGGCGACCAGATTGACACTGGAGACTGGCAGTTGCGCCGACCAACTTCGAGGTGAGGACGTTCGCACGCGAGCAGGGGCTGGCAGGGCCTTGCTGCTGCCAAACATGAGGTCGCCACGGTGGTCGTCATCCAACGATCAACGACGGACGGGTCGATCACGTCACCGCCGCACTCAATGCTGGCGCCAGCAAGGCGTCTGTATGCCGCGCCTGTAAAGTGCTACGTTCTAGGCGCGAGCGCATAGAATGGTCATCCGCTGCGAAGGAAAATTCGTGCCGGTCAGACTCCCACTGCCTTGCGCAGCGCCGACGATCATGAAAGTCATCCGCCAGCCGAACGGTGACCGTTCTATACGCGTGACGGTTCCGATCACCGAGCGTTGATGAGGATCAATGTTCTGATTTGCAGTGCATAGCCATGGGCGTGCCCGTTTCCGAGTTGCAAATTGTCGCTAACTAACGGTTATCAGGGCAAACAGGCGGCAGCTTTGCAATCAATCGCCGTTACGGTCTTGATGTTATTGGCCGCCATTGCGCCTGCAATCGCTGTTGCTCAGTCTACTGGCCTTGAGGACCATGTTGGGTGCATATGCCGGGCAAGACTTCAACGTGGGGAAAAGCATTTTTTGCCTAAATGGTCGGGTCGATTGACAATCGATACCCTAAGCCGGGTTCGGTCAGAATGAACCTGGGATCGCTCGGATCTTCCTCAATCTTTTGTCTCAGCAGACCGATATAGACACGTAAATATTGGGTATCGGCGGCCCCTTCGGGCCAGCCAGCCTCTAAGAGCCGCTTGTGCGTCACGACTTGGCCGCCGCTTCGTGCCAGCGTGACAAGCACATCATATTCTTTTGGCGACAGTTTGATGGGTTGGCCTT
The DNA window shown above is from Sphingomonas paeninsulae and carries:
- a CDS encoding flagellar biosynthetic protein FliO, with amino-acid sequence MDQRRGKLARVVEVHAFSIAVKLAVVEFSGKTLLLSVGKNGISLIAEGRGE
- the fliP gene encoding flagellar type III secretion system pore protein FliP (The bacterial flagellar biogenesis protein FliP forms a type III secretion system (T3SS)-type pore required for flagellar assembly.), with the translated sequence MIAMLAVAVSSTAIDLSAVGGVPAPAGTPLALPLQILVLMTGLTVLPTLVLMMTGFTRILIVLSILRQALGLQQTPPNQILVGMALFLTMFVMRPTITEINQTAWQPYHMQQIPLETAVERGGTVLHKFMAHQTRSADLSLFYKMGNEKPGSDIAATPFSILVPAFVTSELKTAFQIGFLIFLPFLVIDLVVASALMALGMMMLSPSVVSMPFKLLLFVAIDGWALTMGSLASSFGTG
- a CDS encoding flagellar biosynthetic protein FliQ, whose protein sequence is MGNEQDILLGFAQQGLWTAALASAPLLIPVLVVGIAVGLFQAVTSINEATLSFVPKLLVVALVLALFGATILGVVADFAREMYARIPDVLN
- a CDS encoding flagellar biosynthetic protein FliR — translated: MGIAIASIRPGAALLTSPLFGNTHVPVTLRIGLSVALGWSAFSTMDPVTVLAAAHDAPFLVLPELVIGFAMGFAVQMAFGAAMMAGEVVGNTMGLGFATSMDGLSGPAPTLSNLMGFAATAIFLAGQGHLTLVATILNSYRLLPLGASWMPSGDMVGFGTMMFGGAVAIALPVAFALVLVQIVTALIARAAPSLNLFAIGLPFTQLAGAALLVVAFPSMGSSIAARLTEALALAAP
- a CDS encoding EscU/YscU/HrcU family type III secretion system export apparatus switch protein produces the protein MSNDSGERTEAATPKRLREAKKDGDLPDIRDLSTAAIAIAGAGWIAFSGRAVWSGAKQALVVGLAGNLDPQLGFDPVTAVVPLLEAVAMPLAALFAATWVAVFASRAIGGGLGTNWHAVAPKMARVSPIQGLQRLFSSRGLIDFAKSLAKLIFLGSAAAWVFSSSSNAIMALSAADVGSSIEAAALILGRIAVGMAIALVAIAAIDAPIQIGLRNARLRMSKQQVRDEHRESEHSPEIRQQIHAKRAALMDQSARKAIKEATVILVNPTSFAVALRYRPGEDAAPIVVARARAEAAAALRELARNEDVPILSYPVLTRALYFTSRSGQVIDEKLYRSVATVLAFVFGLGAAMDASRIPPEIDVPDDLRYSADGMRST
- the fliD gene encoding flagellar filament capping protein FliD, giving the protein MLAGGTTAKSLNDLGIATNRDGSLRLDATKLNTAIATDPNGVRAMLTAAGGLDQALGTVTTALTANDGVLGISTARYTRMAGTLKTQQDQVNTDNAALIDRLTASFTEMDKAVALIKSSQAYLTQQIASWNSTK
- the fliS gene encoding flagellar export chaperone FliS, translated to MSARAIETYREISAAGRIEGAQPGQLIMTLFEELIDCIDNMYGAILSGRPLRRDVARNRADVILMSMETGTNADAGVLSKRMVSIYSGIRALLQRAVVESNVEHIVEARSRLQPIVEAWRAIV
- a CDS encoding helix-turn-helix domain-containing protein, with the translated sequence MDTKEIARALGLAPNTVKNHIDAGKAKLGVGSRLQAARIVRNAMREREFSTPSSLASLRDFAPASSLDLSRLADPGRHYLREDHIPFDLDMAMLQVGSEGAGTGVKVFDATVGERLLLIMAITLGCAICFGSLLAGIEALSALFRT
- a CDS encoding DUF11 domain-containing protein gives rise to the protein MGEAPLYCSVVHEHRKTVGGIALILTVILKSVRASVHIIAEWRAPLARFIIISKCGLALTALPAISAMAATCGSPTTSPTTLPALVTPGHGDDIGCTTMNTPKSAAAVLTAVKNARVISDPVNGTNNPKAIPGAIVHYSITITNTGTTPIDGGTIVITDPVPEGVVLSVASPKVQFMDGTPSSGLAFNPATDVSYSAHPGGGSPFTYAPAPDANGYDAAVRDLRIAPTGSMAGATAFGQPSITLEYSVRLN